A window of the Oscillospiraceae bacterium genome harbors these coding sequences:
- a CDS encoding 23S rRNA (pseudouridine(1915)-N(3))-methyltransferase RlmH: MMNIKIICVGGLKESYLRDAQKEYQKRLSASCGLEIVELSAKNDLPADKQLNEEGKKILEKAKNGYNIALCVEGKELTSEELAHKISELSAGGVNALNFIIGSSYGLSDEVKAAADLKLSFSKMTFPHRLFRIMLLEQIYRAFDIMGARKYNK, from the coding sequence ATTATGAATATTAAAATTATTTGTGTCGGTGGTTTAAAAGAATCTTATTTGCGTGACGCGCAGAAGGAATATCAAAAGCGGCTCTCGGCATCCTGCGGGCTGGAGATCGTCGAGCTTTCGGCGAAAAATGATCTGCCCGCCGATAAGCAATTAAATGAAGAGGGCAAAAAGATTCTCGAAAAAGCGAAAAACGGCTATAACATCGCGCTGTGCGTCGAGGGCAAAGAGTTGACTTCGGAGGAACTTGCTCACAAAATCTCCGAACTGTCGGCGGGCGGTGTGAACGCGCTGAATTTTATCATCGGCAGTTCTTATGGGCTTTCGGACGAGGTTAAGGCAGCGGCTGATTTGAAACTGTCGTTTTCCAAGATGACTTTTCCGCACCGGTTGTTTCGAATTATGCTGCTCGAGCAAATTTACCGTGCGTTTGATATTATGGGTGCGAGAAAATATAATAAATGA
- a CDS encoding HD domain-containing protein, with amino-acid sequence MDERKFLDFLSKIEKLKCYTRHNFTTAGRAESVAEHSWRLSAMAYLLSGELDGVDTDKVIKMCLVHDFGEAITGDIPSFQKSKKDIAHEDDVVLKLIETLPTGKKDEIAGLFDEMAERKTIEAKVWRTLDMMEAVISHNEADISTWIPLEYELQQTYCIEESKCHPVLEKLRAQVLADTLEKIKNEGKI; translated from the coding sequence ATGGACGAGCGGAAATTTCTTGACTTTTTGAGCAAGATCGAAAAGCTGAAATGTTACACCAGACATAATTTCACGACCGCGGGACGCGCCGAGAGCGTCGCCGAGCACAGCTGGCGGCTTTCGGCGATGGCCTATCTGCTGTCGGGAGAACTCGACGGCGTGGACACCGACAAGGTGATCAAGATGTGCCTGGTTCACGACTTCGGCGAAGCGATCACAGGCGACATTCCGTCGTTTCAAAAGAGCAAGAAGGATATCGCGCACGAGGATGATGTGGTGCTGAAACTCATTGAGACCCTGCCGACCGGGAAAAAAGACGAGATCGCGGGATTATTTGACGAGATGGCGGAGCGCAAGACCATTGAGGCCAAGGTCTGGCGGACTCTCGATATGATGGAGGCCGTGATATCCCACAACGAAGCCGACATCTCCACCTGGATTCCGCTCGAATATGAGTTGCAGCAGACCTACTGCATTGAAGAGTCCAAGTGTCATCCGGTATTGGAAAAGCTGCGGGCGCAGGTGCTTGCCGACACGCTTGAAAAGATCAAGAACGAGGGCAAAATTTGA
- a CDS encoding MBL fold metallo-hydrolase, with product MDSVSTLFSGSSGNSCYIGSCDDGILIDAGRNFKAICEGLKSLDFPVRGIRAVFVTHSHEDHISALRVLTKKLPEIPIFATAQTIDNLLFEEIVGPEAMLCPIDEQGIGVGRFFVIPFETPHDCPGSCGFVIETESGNRVGVCTDLGHRNDIVTEALSGCRTVVIESNHDENILRAGNYPYWLKMRILSAEGHLSNRDCASLSAILLHSGAKNFVLAHLSRENNLPDVAFDTVNRKLCECGAEPDEEFGLHVAPALAAARHFSVL from the coding sequence ATGGACAGCGTCTCAACTTTATTCTCCGGCAGCTCGGGAAACAGTTGCTACATCGGCAGCTGTGATGACGGGATTTTAATTGACGCCGGAAGAAATTTCAAAGCCATCTGCGAAGGATTAAAGTCGCTCGATTTCCCCGTCAGGGGGATTCGGGCGGTTTTTGTTACCCATTCGCACGAAGACCATATCAGCGCTTTGAGGGTGCTTACAAAAAAACTTCCGGAGATACCGATTTTTGCGACCGCGCAAACGATCGACAACCTGTTATTCGAGGAGATCGTCGGTCCGGAAGCGATGTTATGCCCGATTGACGAACAAGGCATTGGAGTCGGTCGGTTTTTTGTGATACCTTTCGAGACGCCTCACGACTGCCCGGGCAGCTGCGGATTTGTGATCGAGACCGAGAGCGGAAACCGCGTCGGCGTCTGCACGGATCTCGGTCATCGGAACGATATTGTGACGGAGGCACTCTCGGGATGCAGAACCGTCGTGATTGAATCCAACCATGACGAAAATATTTTGCGGGCGGGGAATTATCCATACTGGCTGAAAATGCGCATTTTAAGCGCGGAAGGGCATTTATCGAATCGGGACTGCGCCTCACTCTCGGCGATTTTATTACATAGCGGCGCAAAGAACTTCGTACTGGCGCACTTGTCACGAGAAAACAATCTGCCCGACGTGGCATTCGACACAGTGAACCGAAAATTGTGTGAATGCGGGGCGGAACCGGACGAGGAATTCGGTCTGCATGTCGCGCCGGCGCTTGCGGCGGCCAGACATTTTTCGGTTTTATGA
- a CDS encoding UDP-N-acetylglucosamine 1-carboxyvinyltransferase yields MDKFVINGCRRLSGEVEISGNKNASVAILAAVSLCDEPCRIENLSQIGDVDVFMQIYEKLGAKITHIDAKTIEIDPSCIKNAEIPYKLTKLMRASYYFIGTLLGRFGRAKVCMPGGCDFGSRPIDQHIKGFEALGAAVSVEHGFIETIAKNGRLAGNSVYFDNITVGGTINVILAATKADGLTVIENAAKEPHVVDVANFLNSTGADIRGAGTDVIKIRGVPYLHGTTYGVIPDQIEAGTFMAIAAATGGDVLIKNIIPKHLESISAKLTEMGAEIISGDDWLRVRCAGRLARVNIKTQPHPGFPTDMQPQAGVLCAVASGTSVISEGVTENRFRYTEELARMGAMVKVDGKTAVFEGVENLTGATVRATDLRAGVAMVMAGLVAKGTTEVEDIHFIERGYEFLEKKLTMLGADIKRISAYKNGEETPSGQIPITAGKALKKAN; encoded by the coding sequence ATGGACAAATTTGTTATCAACGGCTGTAGACGTCTGTCGGGCGAAGTCGAAATCAGCGGTAACAAAAACGCATCGGTCGCGATTTTAGCGGCGGTATCGCTGTGCGATGAGCCGTGCCGTATCGAGAATCTTTCGCAAATCGGAGACGTCGATGTCTTCATGCAGATTTATGAAAAGCTCGGGGCGAAGATTACCCACATCGACGCCAAGACGATTGAGATAGATCCCTCCTGCATCAAAAATGCGGAGATCCCTTATAAACTCACAAAACTCATGCGGGCGTCTTATTATTTTATCGGAACTCTGCTCGGGCGTTTCGGCAGGGCTAAGGTCTGCATGCCCGGCGGCTGCGATTTCGGGTCTCGCCCGATCGATCAGCATATCAAGGGCTTTGAGGCACTCGGTGCGGCCGTCAGCGTGGAACACGGCTTTATTGAAACCATCGCAAAGAACGGACGGCTCGCCGGCAATTCGGTCTATTTCGATAACATCACGGTCGGCGGAACGATCAACGTCATATTGGCGGCGACCAAAGCAGACGGTTTGACGGTGATTGAAAATGCGGCGAAAGAACCCCACGTCGTCGACGTAGCCAACTTTTTGAACTCAACGGGTGCGGATATCCGCGGCGCGGGCACCGACGTCATCAAAATCCGCGGCGTTCCGTATCTGCACGGCACTACCTACGGTGTGATCCCGGACCAAATTGAGGCCGGAACTTTCATGGCCATTGCCGCGGCGACCGGCGGCGACGTCCTGATCAAGAATATCATCCCCAAACATCTTGAATCCATTTCTGCCAAACTCACCGAGATGGGCGCGGAAATTATTTCCGGAGACGACTGGCTTCGGGTGCGCTGCGCGGGACGCCTTGCGCGCGTCAATATCAAGACACAGCCGCATCCCGGTTTCCCGACCGATATGCAGCCGCAGGCAGGTGTTTTATGTGCTGTCGCTTCGGGTACCAGCGTTATCAGCGAAGGCGTGACAGAAAATCGGTTTCGATATACCGAGGAGCTGGCCCGGATGGGTGCGATGGTCAAAGTCGACGGAAAGACCGCAGTATTTGAGGGTGTTGAAAATCTGACCGGTGCGACGGTCCGGGCGACCGATCTGCGCGCGGGAGTGGCAATGGTGATGGCGGGACTCGTCGCGAAAGGCACGACCGAAGTTGAGGACATCCATTTTATCGAGCGCGGTTATGAGTTTTTAGAGAAAAAACTCACGATGCTGGGTGCAGACATCAAGAGGATTTCCGCATATAAAAACGGGGAAGAAACGCCTTCCGGTCAGATCCCGATTACAGCCGGGAAAGCGTTGAAAAAGGCCAACTGA
- the lepA gene encoding translation elongation factor 4, with the protein MAADPKFIRNFCIIAHIDHGKSTLADRILEHANAVSEREMTDQILDNMDIERERGITIKARAVNLSYDCDGQKYEFNLIDTPGHVDFNYEVSRSLTACEGAVLVVDATQGVEAQTLANTYLAVDHQLEILPVINKIDLISARPQDAIEEIENIIGIPAQDAPQVSAKNDVNIDDVMRKIVRDCPAPKTDREAPLRALIFDSFYDSYKGVIVYVRVFDGRVKVGDRIRMMAAGTEFDVTEVGVMLPTRLQPSLTLEGGEVGYITASIKTVRDVAVGDTITISERPAKEPLPGYKKVQSMVFCGIYPADGARYGDLRDALDKLQLNDAALFFEPETSKALGFGFRCGFLGLLHMEIIQERLEREFDMDLITTAPSVVYKLTLTDKTEKYIDNPTNYPDPSVIAKGEEPIVDAHIFSPSEYVGNIMELAQDRRGIFKEMRYLDATRVDIHYELPLNEIIYDFFDALKSRTKGYASLDYEFKGYKEAQLVKMDILLNGDPVDALSFIVNAERVNARARRLVEKLKDNIPRQMFEVPVQAAVGGRIIARETVKAMRKDVLAKCYGGDITRKKKLLEKQKEGKKKMRQLGSIEVPPEAFMNVLKLDE; encoded by the coding sequence ATGGCGGCCGACCCGAAATTTATCCGGAACTTCTGCATTATCGCCCACATCGACCATGGCAAGAGCACGCTTGCCGACCGGATTCTGGAGCATGCCAACGCGGTCAGCGAGCGGGAGATGACCGATCAGATTCTGGACAATATGGACATCGAGCGCGAGCGCGGGATCACCATCAAGGCCCGTGCCGTCAATTTGAGCTACGACTGCGACGGTCAGAAATATGAATTTAATTTGATCGATACCCCGGGGCATGTCGACTTCAATTATGAAGTCAGCCGGTCGCTTACGGCCTGCGAAGGCGCGGTGCTGGTCGTTGATGCCACACAGGGCGTCGAGGCACAGACGCTGGCCAATACTTATCTTGCGGTCGATCATCAGCTTGAGATCCTGCCGGTTATCAACAAGATCGACCTGATTTCGGCGAGGCCGCAGGATGCCATCGAGGAGATTGAGAACATCATCGGAATCCCGGCGCAGGACGCGCCTCAGGTCTCGGCAAAAAACGATGTCAACATCGACGACGTCATGCGCAAAATCGTGCGTGACTGCCCGGCTCCCAAAACCGACCGGGAAGCCCCGCTGAGGGCGTTGATTTTCGATTCGTTTTATGATAGCTATAAAGGCGTCATTGTCTATGTGCGCGTGTTCGACGGCCGCGTCAAAGTCGGAGACCGCATCCGGATGATGGCCGCCGGCACCGAATTCGACGTGACCGAGGTCGGCGTTATGCTGCCCACTCGGCTTCAGCCGTCACTGACACTCGAAGGCGGCGAAGTCGGATATATCACGGCTTCGATCAAAACCGTGCGCGACGTCGCTGTCGGCGATACGATCACAATATCCGAACGGCCCGCGAAAGAACCGCTGCCGGGTTATAAAAAAGTACAGTCGATGGTCTTCTGCGGCATTTATCCTGCGGACGGCGCGCGTTACGGCGATCTGCGTGATGCACTCGATAAATTACAATTAAACGACGCGGCGCTGTTTTTCGAGCCGGAGACCTCCAAAGCGCTCGGTTTCGGATTCCGCTGCGGATTTTTGGGCCTTTTGCACATGGAGATCATCCAGGAGCGGCTTGAGCGTGAGTTCGATATGGACCTGATCACGACCGCACCGAGCGTGGTCTATAAGCTGACGCTGACGGACAAGACAGAGAAATACATCGATAACCCGACCAATTACCCCGACCCCTCGGTGATTGCCAAAGGCGAAGAGCCTATTGTCGATGCACATATCTTTTCGCCTTCGGAATATGTCGGAAATATCATGGAGTTGGCACAGGATCGGCGCGGCATCTTTAAGGAGATGCGCTATCTCGACGCGACCCGCGTCGACATCCATTACGAACTTCCGCTCAACGAAATTATCTACGACTTCTTTGACGCGCTGAAATCCCGAACCAAGGGGTATGCTTCACTGGATTATGAATTCAAGGGTTATAAGGAAGCTCAGCTCGTCAAGATGGACATTTTGCTGAACGGCGATCCGGTCGATGCGCTTTCATTCATCGTCAATGCCGAGCGGGTCAATGCCCGTGCCCGGCGGCTCGTCGAGAAGCTGAAGGACAACATCCCGCGCCAAATGTTCGAGGTACCCGTGCAAGCGGCTGTCGGCGGCAGAATCATCGCCCGTGAGACAGTCAAGGCCATGCGCAAGGATGTTTTAGCCAAGTGCTACGGCGGCGACATCACCCGCAAAAAGAAACTGCTCGAAAAACAGAAAGAGGGCAAAAAGAAGATGCGGCAATTAGGCAGCATCGAGGTCCCGCCCGAGGCATTTATGAACGTGCTCAAACTGGACGAGTAA
- a CDS encoding phosphoribosylaminoimidazolesuccinocarboxamide synthase yields MNDYNQIPYPKIVSGKVREVFDIGNDELVIVTTDRISSFDVILNSQIPKKGIALNLISNFWFDFTKDIIENHLAATEIQKLPAPFQHEEFKDRTIRVKKLKMLPFEIIVRGYLFGSMWKAYESGEEFCGIKFTGTHQLAEKLDKPIITPSAKSSEGHDINITLEQLTAEIGKEMADRICNVSLRLYEKCFDYSIKQGIIIADTKFEFGLDQAGNLVLADEIFTPDSSRFWDASAYRTGESPKSFDKQFVRDWLIQNKLDGVTPAPSLPQNIIEKTAGLYAECCRRLTKVTI; encoded by the coding sequence ATGAACGATTATAATCAGATCCCATATCCGAAAATTGTGTCCGGCAAAGTCCGCGAGGTCTTTGATATCGGAAATGATGAGCTTGTCATCGTCACTACAGATCGGATTTCTTCATTCGATGTGATCTTGAACAGCCAAATCCCGAAGAAAGGGATTGCGCTGAATCTGATCTCGAACTTCTGGTTCGATTTCACGAAAGATATTATCGAAAATCATCTCGCGGCGACTGAAATTCAAAAATTGCCCGCACCCTTTCAGCATGAGGAGTTTAAAGACAGAACGATCAGAGTAAAGAAGCTCAAGATGCTGCCGTTTGAAATTATCGTGCGGGGATACCTGTTCGGGAGCATGTGGAAAGCGTATGAGTCGGGAGAGGAATTTTGCGGAATAAAATTCACCGGTACACATCAACTGGCTGAAAAACTGGACAAGCCGATCATCACACCATCTGCCAAAAGCAGCGAAGGGCACGACATCAACATCACATTGGAACAGCTGACGGCGGAGATCGGAAAAGAGATGGCCGACAGAATCTGCAATGTCTCGCTGCGGTTATATGAAAAGTGCTTCGATTATTCGATCAAGCAAGGAATTATCATCGCGGACACAAAATTCGAATTCGGCCTGGATCAAGCGGGAAACTTGGTTTTGGCGGATGAGATTTTCACGCCCGACTCCAGCCGGTTCTGGGATGCCTCCGCGTATCGCACCGGCGAATCCCCGAAGTCATTCGATAAGCAATTTGTCCGGGACTGGCTGATTCAAAACAAACTGGATGGCGTGACACCGGCACCGAGTTTGCCGCAAAACATCATTGAAAAAACGGCCGGACTGTATGCGGAGTGCTGCAGGAGATTGACCAAGGTAACAATTTAA
- a CDS encoding Gfo/Idh/MocA family oxidoreductase, which yields MENTQKTKIAVVGCGGVCRWGHMPAYKAMKNAEIVAVCDIKPEKAEAIANEYNIPKTYTDYKEMLAAEKPDAVDLCVPNYLHSIIAVYALEHGFHVFSEKPDAVSVEEVLKMQAAAEKSGKTLMVMRNNRYRPTAVFAKKYIADGKMGEIYAARCGWQRRRGIPGKGGWFTTKAQSGGGPLIDLGVHMIDLAIWLMGNPVPVAVSGCTYSKFSNLGDISDSVHSMFGETKKDGIFDVEDLAMGFIKFDNGACMQLEFSWASNVAKERNFVELRGTKAGCELSSDNGLHIYTEEYGQTADYDPQINDEKGIPQHEGNLRHFVDVIQKGVKPDFIPQQGVNMIKILEAIYKSAETGKEVIL from the coding sequence ATGGAAAACACGCAAAAAACAAAAATCGCCGTCGTCGGCTGCGGCGGCGTCTGCCGCTGGGGTCATATGCCCGCATATAAAGCGATGAAAAACGCCGAAATCGTCGCCGTCTGCGATATCAAGCCCGAAAAAGCCGAAGCCATCGCCAATGAATATAATATCCCCAAAACCTATACCGATTACAAAGAGATGCTCGCCGCCGAAAAGCCGGACGCGGTCGATCTGTGCGTGCCGAATTACCTGCATTCGATCATCGCCGTTTACGCGCTGGAACACGGCTTTCACGTCTTTTCCGAAAAGCCCGACGCGGTCTCGGTCGAAGAAGTTTTAAAGATGCAGGCTGCCGCCGAAAAGAGCGGCAAAACCCTGATGGTCATGCGCAACAACCGCTACCGCCCGACCGCGGTGTTTGCGAAAAAGTATATTGCCGACGGCAAGATGGGTGAAATCTATGCCGCCCGCTGCGGTTGGCAGCGCCGCCGCGGCATCCCCGGCAAAGGCGGCTGGTTCACGACCAAAGCCCAGTCCGGCGGCGGACCGTTAATCGACCTCGGCGTGCATATGATCGACCTTGCGATCTGGCTAATGGGCAATCCTGTGCCGGTCGCGGTCTCCGGCTGCACTTACAGCAAGTTTTCAAACCTCGGCGACATCTCCGACTCCGTGCACTCGATGTTCGGCGAGACCAAAAAAGACGGGATTTTCGACGTCGAAGACCTCGCGATGGGCTTCATCAAATTCGATAACGGCGCCTGCATGCAGCTTGAATTTTCCTGGGCGTCCAATGTCGCAAAAGAGCGCAACTTCGTCGAACTGCGCGGCACCAAAGCGGGCTGCGAACTCTCGAGCGACAACGGACTGCACATCTACACCGAAGAATACGGCCAGACCGCCGATTACGATCCGCAGATCAACGATGAAAAAGGCATCCCGCAGCATGAAGGCAATCTGCGCCATTTCGTCGATGTGATTCAAAAAGGCGTCAAACCGGACTTTATCCCGCAGCAGGGCGTCAACATGATCAAAATCCTCGAGGCCATCTACAAATCCGCCGAAACCGGTAAAGAGGTTATTCTGTAA
- the guaB gene encoding IMP dehydrogenase, which yields MINTDFNQKFVKQGLTFDDVLLIPAYSEVVPTEIKLSSRLTNTILLNTPLLSAAMDTVTESATAIAMAREGGIGIIHKNMPIETQADEVERVKRSENGVIHDPFFLSPDHFVYEADQLMGKFKISGVPICENGKLVGLITNRDLRFLSDFDCRIRDVMTPGDRLITAPVGTSLEQAKAILQKYKVEKLPLVNDKGELRGLITIKDIEKATRYPNSARDNKGRLLCGAAIGVTDDVLDRTAALLEAGADALVLDSAHGHSKNIIACLKNIKKHYAKAQVIVGNIATGEAAKALIDAGADAIKVGMGPGSICTTRVVAGIGVPQITAIYDAACAAAGSKVPVIADGGIKYSGDIVKALAAGANAVMLGSLLAGCEEAPGEMEIYQGRSFKVYRGMGSMAAMEKGSKDRYFQTGSKKLVPEGVEGRVPYKGTISDTVFQLLGGLRSGMGYCGCHDITELQTNARFMTITNAGLKESHPHDIYITKEAPNYTINPQG from the coding sequence ATGATCAATACCGACTTCAATCAAAAATTCGTCAAACAGGGGCTGACGTTTGACGATGTGCTGCTCATTCCGGCCTATTCCGAGGTAGTACCCACGGAAATCAAACTTTCTTCCCGTCTGACCAATACCATTCTGCTGAACACACCTTTGCTCAGCGCGGCGATGGATACGGTCACGGAGAGCGCGACTGCCATCGCAATGGCGCGCGAGGGCGGAATCGGAATCATTCATAAGAATATGCCTATCGAAACGCAGGCCGACGAAGTGGAACGGGTCAAACGATCCGAGAACGGTGTCATTCATGATCCGTTTTTCCTCTCGCCGGACCATTTTGTTTATGAGGCCGACCAATTGATGGGAAAATTCAAGATCAGCGGTGTGCCGATCTGCGAAAACGGAAAACTTGTAGGATTGATTACCAACCGCGACCTGCGGTTTTTATCCGACTTCGACTGCCGAATCCGCGACGTGATGACGCCCGGAGACCGGCTGATCACTGCGCCGGTCGGCACGAGCTTGGAACAGGCCAAGGCGATTTTGCAGAAATACAAGGTCGAAAAACTGCCGCTTGTCAACGATAAGGGCGAACTGAGAGGCCTGATCACGATCAAGGACATCGAAAAGGCGACCCGGTATCCGAATTCCGCACGCGATAACAAAGGCCGTTTGCTGTGCGGTGCGGCAATCGGTGTTACCGACGATGTGCTCGACAGGACAGCCGCTCTGCTCGAGGCCGGCGCGGACGCGCTGGTGCTCGACTCGGCGCACGGCCACAGCAAAAATATTATCGCTTGTTTGAAAAACATTAAAAAACATTATGCCAAAGCGCAGGTCATCGTCGGCAACATCGCGACCGGAGAAGCCGCAAAAGCCCTGATCGATGCGGGCGCAGATGCCATCAAGGTCGGCATGGGCCCCGGTTCGATCTGCACGACCCGCGTGGTCGCAGGCATCGGCGTTCCGCAGATCACGGCGATTTATGACGCGGCATGTGCGGCTGCGGGAAGTAAAGTCCCGGTGATCGCCGACGGCGGCATCAAATATTCGGGCGACATCGTCAAGGCGCTCGCGGCGGGTGCGAACGCGGTCATGCTCGGCTCGCTGTTAGCCGGTTGCGAGGAAGCCCCGGGTGAAATGGAAATTTATCAGGGCCGCAGTTTTAAAGTGTATCGCGGAATGGGCAGCATGGCGGCGATGGAAAAAGGAAGCAAAGATCGTTACTTCCAGACCGGCAGCAAAAAACTGGTTCCCGAAGGCGTCGAAGGCAGGGTGCCTTATAAGGGAACGATCTCGGACACGGTATTCCAGCTGCTCGGCGGTCTGCGCTCCGGCATGGGCTATTGCGGCTGCCACGACATCACCGAACTGCAGACCAACGCCCGCTTTATGACTATCACCAACGCGGGACTCAAAGAAAGCCATCCGCACGACATCTATATCACCAAGGAAGCACCGAACTACACGATCAACCCGCAGGGATAA
- the hemW gene encoding radical SAM family heme chaperone HemW produces the protein MALQVTGLYIHVPFCRSKCNYCDFYSVRPDDGVAEWFIQAVLKAAEPYRNEKIDTAYFGGGNPLLLGAQNLCKLLSELCGIFAFDENSELTLEANPEDITAEAAKTLFDEGFNRISIGVQSLDDTVLRKLGRRHDAKQAITGIEVAFKSGFRHISADLMLSLPDATPEKDRETAKALCKLPLDHVSAYMLKVEEGTPFHKMNLNLPDEDSTADSYLAVCETLEEHGFAQYEISNFAKPNGKSRHNLKYWTLEPYIGLGPAAYSFFGGKRFYYPRDLAEFLKNPQKTVADGEGGDAGERIAMALRLSEGISTEELICLIGEKGTANLKKPMKDWIKNGFAIEKDGRFVLTAKGFLVSNSIISRILCEL, from the coding sequence ATGGCTTTGCAGGTGACCGGGCTCTATATTCATGTTCCGTTTTGCCGCTCCAAATGCAATTACTGCGATTTTTATTCGGTCAGGCCGGACGACGGCGTGGCCGAATGGTTTATTCAGGCAGTTTTGAAAGCCGCAGAGCCGTATCGGAATGAAAAGATTGATACGGCTTATTTCGGCGGCGGCAATCCGCTGCTGCTCGGTGCGCAAAATCTTTGCAAGCTGCTTAGCGAGCTTTGCGGAATATTTGCCTTTGATGAAAATAGCGAATTAACGCTTGAAGCCAACCCGGAAGATATCACTGCAGAGGCGGCTAAAACGCTGTTTGACGAAGGGTTTAATCGCATTTCGATCGGTGTTCAGTCGCTCGACGATACGGTACTCCGAAAACTCGGACGGCGGCATGACGCCAAACAGGCGATAACCGGAATCGAGGTGGCATTTAAATCCGGGTTTCGGCATATCTCGGCGGATTTAATGCTGTCGCTGCCCGACGCGACACCGGAAAAAGACAGAGAGACGGCAAAAGCACTTTGCAAGCTGCCGCTCGACCATGTGAGCGCGTATATGCTGAAAGTCGAGGAGGGGACGCCGTTTCACAAAATGAATCTGAATCTGCCGGACGAGGACTCGACCGCCGACAGTTATCTGGCGGTCTGCGAGACGCTTGAAGAGCACGGATTTGCGCAGTATGAGATCTCGAATTTCGCGAAACCGAACGGAAAAAGCCGGCATAATTTGAAATACTGGACACTCGAACCGTATATCGGCCTCGGCCCGGCGGCGTACAGCTTTTTCGGCGGAAAACGATTTTATTATCCGCGCGATCTGGCGGAGTTTTTGAAAAATCCGCAAAAGACCGTGGCTGACGGCGAGGGCGGAGACGCCGGGGAAAGAATCGCAATGGCGCTTCGGCTCTCGGAGGGGATTTCAACGGAAGAGTTGATATGTCTGATTGGGGAAAAGGGAACGGCAAACCTTAAAAAGCCGATGAAGGATTGGATCAAAAACGGGTTTGCGATTGAAAAAGACGGGCGGTTCGTATTGACTGCGAAAGGATTTTTAGTCAGCAATTCGATCATATCACGGATTTTATGCGAGCTGTGA